One Coturnix japonica isolate 7356 unplaced genomic scaffold, Coturnix japonica 2.1 chrUnrandom1688, whole genome shotgun sequence genomic window, GACCAATGCCAACACGCAGTGGGCGGGGCTTTTCTCTTTGGCCACgcccacaacaaaacacacacaccaccaccaccaccaccccagtGGGCAGAGCTTCAGGGTGGCTCCTCCCAGTGGGCGTGGCCTCACAGCCAACAGACCAATGCCAACACGCAGTGGGCGGGGTTTCCTCTTTGGCCACACCCCCTTGTGGGCGTGGCGACCCGTAACCCCGCCCCCTTTGTACACGTGGTCGGGGCTCACCTGCGGGCCCCACGTTCATCATGCTGTACATGTGACAGCACACAGTGGGTGGGGCTTCAGAGTGGCCCCTCCCAGTGGGCGTGACCACTCAATCTCAGCCAATGGGAACGCCCCAATGGCGCCCAGTGGGCGGAGCTTCAGGATGGCTCCTCCCAGTGGGTGGAGCTTCAGAACAGCCCCTCCAAGTGGGCAGAGCTTTAGAATGGCTCCTCCCAGTAGGCGTGGCCTCACAGCCAACAGACCAATGCCAACACACAGTGGGCGGCGTTTCTCTTTGACCACGCCCCCTTTGTGGGCGTGTCTACCCGTGACCCCGCCCCCTCGTTCCACGTGGTTGGGGCTCACCTGCGGGCCCCACGTTCATCATGCTGTACATGGCGTACATGTTGCAGATCTGCCGGTACTGCTCGTCCGAACCTTCCTCCCCACCgtcctcctcctcatcctcctcgTTATGGAAGGAGCCGGGGCTGTCGCTGGTGTAGGCGCTGGACGTGCCCCCCGGGCTGGTCTGGTCCGCGTTGTTGGCCGTCATGGCTCCTCCTTGTGTTTGTTGCCGGCCGCTTTTTGGGGTGGAGAACTTGGCCATCTTCCTGCTGCCGTTGCCTCCATCTTTGTTGCCACCGTCCCAAAGCCGCTTGACCACGATGGTGCACTGCACCCCGTCGGGTTCCCCTTGCTCCGTTTTCACCCTCGATACCAACGGTAACGCAGCCGCCgccgcagcccccccccctccggAGGACCAGCTGGAGGTCTGAGCCACCGGGCTCTGAGGCTCCGAGGACGGAGCTTCCTCCCCGTGCAGCCCCTGAGAGTcgcagctgggagagctgacCTTCAGGAAGAACTCGGTGCCTTTCTCCATGATCTCCTGGATCTGCAGGAACCCGGCCGTGTACATCAGCAGGAACTGGTCGCCCACGTTCATGCTGAGGCGCCCGGTGTAACAGAAGCTGAGGATCTGTTGGAAGGATTGAGGCTGGACGGCGGCCGGCAGCTCCACCACggagcttttgctgctgttgaacAGGTCTCGGAAGTagaggctgctggcagccagcacgGCACGGTGTGCCTTGAAGG contains:
- the NACC1 gene encoding nucleus accumbens-associated protein 1; its protein translation is MAQTLHIEIPNFGNTVLGCLNEQRLLGLYCDVSIVVKGQAFKAHRAVLAASSLYFRDLFNSSKSSVVELPAAVQPQSFQQILSFCYTGRLSMNVGDQFLLMYTAGFLQIQEIMEKGTEFFLKVSSPSCDSQGLHGEEAPSSEPQSPVAQTSSWSSGGGGAAAAAALPLVSRVKTEQGEPDGVQCTIVVKRLWDGGNKDGGNGSRKMAKFSTPKSGRQQTQGGAMTANNADQTSPGGTSSAYTSDSPGSFHNEEDEEEDGGEEGSDEQYRQICNMYAMYSMMNVGPAGEPQPRGTRGRGHG